Genomic segment of Leifsonia sp. Root1293:
CAGGCGTACACCGGCGAGAAGTGGATCGACAAGGAGCGCGCACGCCTCAACAAGGCGATCGACGACGCAGAGGGGAAGGATCGCAGATGACCACCGCCCAGGCCGTCGCGCCCGCGATCAGGGTGCACGGCATCGAGAAGTCCTTCAAGGACCTGCAGGTGCTGCGCGGCGTCGACTTCGATGTCGCAGCCGGCAGCATCTTCGCCCTGCTCGGGTCGAACGGCGCAGGCAAGACCACGCTCGTGCGCATCCTGTCGACCCTGCTGAAGGCCGACGCGGGTGCCGCATCCGTTCACGGCTTCGATGTCGTCGCCTCAGCGGGCGACGTGCGCGAGTCGATCAGCCTGACCGGCCAGTTCGCCGCCGTCGACGAGGTGCTCACCGGACGCGAGAACCTCGTGCTGGTGGCGAAGCTCCGACACCTGAGGAACCCGGGCGCAATCGCCGACGAGTTGCTCACCCGATTCGCGCTGACGGATGCCGGCAGCCGACGGGCCGGCACCTACTCGGGCGGAATGCGGCGCAGGCTCGACATCGCGATGAGCCTGATCGGCAACCCGCCGATCATCTTCCTCGACGAGCCGACCACGGGGCTCGACCCCCAGGCGCGCAAGGAGGTGTGGCAGACCGTCAAGACCCTGGCCGGCCAGGGCACCACGGTGCTGCTCACGACGCAGTACCTCGACGAGGCCGAGTACCTCGCGGACCGCATCGCGATCCTCCACGAGGGCACCATCATCCAGAACGGCACCCTCGACGAGCTCAAGCGCCTCCTCCCGGCGGCGACGGTCGAATACGTCGAGAAGCAGCCGTCCCTCGAGGACGTCTTCCTCGCCCTGACCGGTCATGCCGGCAGCACGGATGCCGGGACCACGGATGCCGCAGCGGCAGCACAGACAGAAGGAGAGAAGCGATGACCACCCACGTCATCGGCGACACCGGTGTGCTCACCGGGAGGTCGCTGCGCCACATCCTCCGCA
This window contains:
- a CDS encoding ABC transporter ATP-binding protein, which encodes MTTAQAVAPAIRVHGIEKSFKDLQVLRGVDFDVAAGSIFALLGSNGAGKTTLVRILSTLLKADAGAASVHGFDVVASAGDVRESISLTGQFAAVDEVLTGRENLVLVAKLRHLRNPGAIADELLTRFALTDAGSRRAGTYSGGMRRRLDIAMSLIGNPPIIFLDEPTTGLDPQARKEVWQTVKTLAGQGTTVLLTTQYLDEAEYLADRIAILHEGTIIQNGTLDELKRLLPAATVEYVEKQPSLEDVFLALTGHAGSTDAGTTDAAAAAQTEGEKR